From Thunnus maccoyii chromosome 21, fThuMac1.1, whole genome shotgun sequence, the proteins below share one genomic window:
- the nsun6 gene encoding tRNA (cytosine(72)-C(5))-methyltransferase NSUN6 isoform X3: MSIFPRISLRPEVTDYLKSVFLNKELLAAVGHQEAECRFQKLLTCLSHPPSYTCVRASTHLAPLEEIRHELGEELKKMCSSSSEEVSLQILPHPRIPDVLLLPVDGPRPVKQLSSEVVVGAQCGTAVLRGAHVFAPGIVASPKYMKAGDVISVLSDLEGKCTRGALGFQGKRVFVGNGVAEMDRSSIFRTDGPVKGIGVRMTEPLYQSPSFDGVLPSLVFLQNLPSVVVGHVLGPRPGERILDMCAAPGGKTCHIAALMGDQGEVVALDRIRNKIDRIRQNAQMLHLRCIKAYCFNSTQAVSSDLAQEAEGPPFPPESFDRVLLDAPCSGLGQRPNMASTWSLKEICSYQPLQRKLFHAAVRLLKKGGVLVYSTCTVTLAENEEQVAWALDTFPCLTLQPQEPHVGAEGMLGAGLSPEQLRLLQRFSPELSWDQTDPSTPLPCRADRDTIGFFIAKFLKN; encoded by the exons ATGTCCATTTTCCCAAGAATATCTCTGAGGCCAGAAGTCACTGATTATCTTAAGAGTGTCTTCTTAAACAAGGAG CTGTTAGCTGCAGTGGGCCATCAGGAGGCAGAATGTCGTTTCCAGAAGCTGCTAACATGCCTTTCGCACCCCCCCTCATACACTTGTGTACGGGCCAGCACTCATCTCGCCCCCCTGGAAGAGATCCGACATGAGTTAGGGgaagagctgaagaag ATGTGCAGCTCATCATCAGAGGAGGTCTCCCTTCAGATTCTTCCACACCCGCGCATTCCAGATGTGCTGCTCCTTCCTGTTGACGGCCCGAG ACCTGTGAAGCAGCTCAGCTCAGAGGTGGTGGTCGGTGCTCAGTGTGGGACTGCTGTACTGAGAGGCGCTCATGTGTTCGCCCCGGGGATTGTTGCCAGCCCCAAAT ACATGAAGGCTGGTGATGTCATCTCGGTGCTCTCTGACCTGGAGGGAAAGTGCACCCGTGGGGCTTTGGGCTTCCAGGGGAAGAGAGTGTTTGTGGGAAATGGAGTTGCTGAAATGGACCGCTCCAGCATCTTCCGCACTGATGGACCTGTCAA aGGTATAGGTGTCCGTATGACTGAGCCACTTTATCAGAGTCCCTCATTTGATGGCGTTCTACCCAGCCTGGTGTTCCTACAG AACCTTCCCTCTGTGGTCGTGGGACACGTGCTCGGGCCTCGTCCTGGAGAACGGATCCTGGATATGTGCGCTGCACCTGGAGGGAAGACCTGCCACATCGCTGCACTCATGGGAGATCAG GGTGAGGTCGTGGCTCTGGACAGGATCAGAAATAAGATTGACCGCATTCGTCAAAATgcccaaatgttgcatttgcGCTGCATCAAAGCTTATTGCTTCAACAGCACTCAGGCTGTTAGCAGCGACCTGGCCCAGGAAGCTGAAG GACCTCCCTTCCCCCCTGAGAGTTTTGACCGGGTTCTGCTGGATGCTCCCTGCAGCGGCCTCGGCCAGAGACCCAACATGGCGAGCACCTGGAGCCTAAAGGAGATCTGTTCGTACCAGCCGCTGCAGCGCAAGTTATTCCATGCT GCGGTGCGGTTGTTGAAGAAAGGTGGAGTCCTGGTGTACAGCACCTGTACGGTGACTCTGGCGGAGAATGAGGAGCAGGTAGCCTGGGCGCTCGATACCTTCCCCTGCCTCACGCTTCAGCCTCAG GAGCCTCACGTCGGTGCTGAAGGCATGCTGGGAGCCGGCCTATCACCTGAGCAGCTGCGCCTCCTGCAGAGGTTCAGTCCCGAGCTGAGCTGGGACCAGACTGATCCGTCGACTCCGCTCCCCTGCAGAGCCGACAGAGACACTATAGGCTTTTTTATTGCCAAGTTCCTGAAAAACTGA
- the arl8 gene encoding ADP-ribosylation factor-like 8, translated as MGLIFAKLWSFFCNQEHKVIIVGLDNAGKTTILYQFLMNEVVHTSPTIGSNVEEIVVKNTHFLMWDIGGQESLRSSWNTYYSNTEFVILVVDSTDRERLAISKEELYRMLAHEDLRKAAVLIFANKQDMKDCMSAAEISKYLTLSSIKDHPWHIQSCCALTGEGLCQGLEWMTSRAGLR; from the exons ATGGGCCTCATATTCGCCAAACTGTGGAGCTTCTTTTGTAATCAAG AGCACAAGGTGATAATCGTTGGACTTGACAACGCAGGGAAAACCACTATACTCTACCAATT TCTGATGAACGAGGTGGTTCACACGTCTCCCACCATCGGAAGCAACGTTGAAGAAATAGTGGTGAAGAACACTCACTTTTTGATGTGGGATATAGGAGGGCAGGAGTCTCTCAGGTCCTCCTGGAACACCTACTACTCTAATACAGAG TTTGTCATTCTGGTGGTGgacagcacagacagagagaggctgGCCATCTCTAAAGAGGAGCTCTACAGGATGTTGGCTCATGAG GACCTGCGAAAAGCAGCTGTGTTGATATTTGCCAATAAGCAGGATATGAAGGACTGTATGTCTGCAGCGGAGATCTCCAAATACCTCACCCTGAGCTCCATCAAAGACCACCCCTGGCACATACAGTCCTGCTGCGCACTTACAGGAGAAGG cttatGCCAAGGTCTTGAGTGGATGACCTCCAGGGCCGGACTCAGATAG
- the nsun6 gene encoding tRNA (cytosine(72)-C(5))-methyltransferase NSUN6 isoform X2 translates to MSIFPRISLRPEVTDYLKSVFLNKELLAAVGHQEAECRFQKLLTCLSHPPSYTCVRASTHLAPLEEIRHELGEELKKQMCSSSSEEVSLQILPHPRIPDVLLLPVDGPRPVKQLSSEVVVGAQCGTAVLRGAHVFAPGIVASPKYMKAGDVISVLSDLEGKCTRGALGFQGKRVFVGNGVAEMDRSSIFRTDGPVKGIGVRMTEPLYQSPSFDGVLPSLVFLQNLPSVVVGHVLGPRPGERILDMCAAPGGKTCHIAALMGDQGEVVALDRIRNKIDRIRQNAQMLHLRCIKAYCFNSTQAVSSDLAQEAEGPPFPPESFDRVLLDAPCSGLGQRPNMASTWSLKEICSYQPLQRKLFHAAVRLLKKGGVLVYSTCTVTLAENEEQVAWALDTFPCLTLQPQEPHVGAEGMLGAGLSPEQLRLLQRFSPELSWDQTDPSTPLPCRADRDTIGFFIAKFLKN, encoded by the exons ATGTCCATTTTCCCAAGAATATCTCTGAGGCCAGAAGTCACTGATTATCTTAAGAGTGTCTTCTTAAACAAGGAG CTGTTAGCTGCAGTGGGCCATCAGGAGGCAGAATGTCGTTTCCAGAAGCTGCTAACATGCCTTTCGCACCCCCCCTCATACACTTGTGTACGGGCCAGCACTCATCTCGCCCCCCTGGAAGAGATCCGACATGAGTTAGGGgaagagctgaagaag CAGATGTGCAGCTCATCATCAGAGGAGGTCTCCCTTCAGATTCTTCCACACCCGCGCATTCCAGATGTGCTGCTCCTTCCTGTTGACGGCCCGAG ACCTGTGAAGCAGCTCAGCTCAGAGGTGGTGGTCGGTGCTCAGTGTGGGACTGCTGTACTGAGAGGCGCTCATGTGTTCGCCCCGGGGATTGTTGCCAGCCCCAAAT ACATGAAGGCTGGTGATGTCATCTCGGTGCTCTCTGACCTGGAGGGAAAGTGCACCCGTGGGGCTTTGGGCTTCCAGGGGAAGAGAGTGTTTGTGGGAAATGGAGTTGCTGAAATGGACCGCTCCAGCATCTTCCGCACTGATGGACCTGTCAA aGGTATAGGTGTCCGTATGACTGAGCCACTTTATCAGAGTCCCTCATTTGATGGCGTTCTACCCAGCCTGGTGTTCCTACAG AACCTTCCCTCTGTGGTCGTGGGACACGTGCTCGGGCCTCGTCCTGGAGAACGGATCCTGGATATGTGCGCTGCACCTGGAGGGAAGACCTGCCACATCGCTGCACTCATGGGAGATCAG GGTGAGGTCGTGGCTCTGGACAGGATCAGAAATAAGATTGACCGCATTCGTCAAAATgcccaaatgttgcatttgcGCTGCATCAAAGCTTATTGCTTCAACAGCACTCAGGCTGTTAGCAGCGACCTGGCCCAGGAAGCTGAAG GACCTCCCTTCCCCCCTGAGAGTTTTGACCGGGTTCTGCTGGATGCTCCCTGCAGCGGCCTCGGCCAGAGACCCAACATGGCGAGCACCTGGAGCCTAAAGGAGATCTGTTCGTACCAGCCGCTGCAGCGCAAGTTATTCCATGCT GCGGTGCGGTTGTTGAAGAAAGGTGGAGTCCTGGTGTACAGCACCTGTACGGTGACTCTGGCGGAGAATGAGGAGCAGGTAGCCTGGGCGCTCGATACCTTCCCCTGCCTCACGCTTCAGCCTCAG GAGCCTCACGTCGGTGCTGAAGGCATGCTGGGAGCCGGCCTATCACCTGAGCAGCTGCGCCTCCTGCAGAGGTTCAGTCCCGAGCTGAGCTGGGACCAGACTGATCCGTCGACTCCGCTCCCCTGCAGAGCCGACAGAGACACTATAGGCTTTTTTATTGCCAAGTTCCTGAAAAACTGA
- the nsun6 gene encoding tRNA (cytosine(72)-C(5))-methyltransferase NSUN6 isoform X1 codes for MSIFPRISLRPEVTDYLKSVFLNKELLAAVGHQEAECRFQKLLTCLSHPPSYTCVRASTHLAPLEEIRHELGEELKKQQMCSSSSEEVSLQILPHPRIPDVLLLPVDGPRPVKQLSSEVVVGAQCGTAVLRGAHVFAPGIVASPKYMKAGDVISVLSDLEGKCTRGALGFQGKRVFVGNGVAEMDRSSIFRTDGPVKGIGVRMTEPLYQSPSFDGVLPSLVFLQNLPSVVVGHVLGPRPGERILDMCAAPGGKTCHIAALMGDQGEVVALDRIRNKIDRIRQNAQMLHLRCIKAYCFNSTQAVSSDLAQEAEGPPFPPESFDRVLLDAPCSGLGQRPNMASTWSLKEICSYQPLQRKLFHAAVRLLKKGGVLVYSTCTVTLAENEEQVAWALDTFPCLTLQPQEPHVGAEGMLGAGLSPEQLRLLQRFSPELSWDQTDPSTPLPCRADRDTIGFFIAKFLKN; via the exons ATGTCCATTTTCCCAAGAATATCTCTGAGGCCAGAAGTCACTGATTATCTTAAGAGTGTCTTCTTAAACAAGGAG CTGTTAGCTGCAGTGGGCCATCAGGAGGCAGAATGTCGTTTCCAGAAGCTGCTAACATGCCTTTCGCACCCCCCCTCATACACTTGTGTACGGGCCAGCACTCATCTCGCCCCCCTGGAAGAGATCCGACATGAGTTAGGGgaagagctgaagaag caGCAGATGTGCAGCTCATCATCAGAGGAGGTCTCCCTTCAGATTCTTCCACACCCGCGCATTCCAGATGTGCTGCTCCTTCCTGTTGACGGCCCGAG ACCTGTGAAGCAGCTCAGCTCAGAGGTGGTGGTCGGTGCTCAGTGTGGGACTGCTGTACTGAGAGGCGCTCATGTGTTCGCCCCGGGGATTGTTGCCAGCCCCAAAT ACATGAAGGCTGGTGATGTCATCTCGGTGCTCTCTGACCTGGAGGGAAAGTGCACCCGTGGGGCTTTGGGCTTCCAGGGGAAGAGAGTGTTTGTGGGAAATGGAGTTGCTGAAATGGACCGCTCCAGCATCTTCCGCACTGATGGACCTGTCAA aGGTATAGGTGTCCGTATGACTGAGCCACTTTATCAGAGTCCCTCATTTGATGGCGTTCTACCCAGCCTGGTGTTCCTACAG AACCTTCCCTCTGTGGTCGTGGGACACGTGCTCGGGCCTCGTCCTGGAGAACGGATCCTGGATATGTGCGCTGCACCTGGAGGGAAGACCTGCCACATCGCTGCACTCATGGGAGATCAG GGTGAGGTCGTGGCTCTGGACAGGATCAGAAATAAGATTGACCGCATTCGTCAAAATgcccaaatgttgcatttgcGCTGCATCAAAGCTTATTGCTTCAACAGCACTCAGGCTGTTAGCAGCGACCTGGCCCAGGAAGCTGAAG GACCTCCCTTCCCCCCTGAGAGTTTTGACCGGGTTCTGCTGGATGCTCCCTGCAGCGGCCTCGGCCAGAGACCCAACATGGCGAGCACCTGGAGCCTAAAGGAGATCTGTTCGTACCAGCCGCTGCAGCGCAAGTTATTCCATGCT GCGGTGCGGTTGTTGAAGAAAGGTGGAGTCCTGGTGTACAGCACCTGTACGGTGACTCTGGCGGAGAATGAGGAGCAGGTAGCCTGGGCGCTCGATACCTTCCCCTGCCTCACGCTTCAGCCTCAG GAGCCTCACGTCGGTGCTGAAGGCATGCTGGGAGCCGGCCTATCACCTGAGCAGCTGCGCCTCCTGCAGAGGTTCAGTCCCGAGCTGAGCTGGGACCAGACTGATCCGTCGACTCCGCTCCCCTGCAGAGCCGACAGAGACACTATAGGCTTTTTTATTGCCAAGTTCCTGAAAAACTGA